A genomic stretch from Apodemus sylvaticus chromosome 12, mApoSyl1.1, whole genome shotgun sequence includes:
- the Cd244 gene encoding natural killer cell receptor 2B4 isoform X1, translated as MLGQAVLFALFLLLRAHQNQDCSDSSEEVVGVSGKPVRLQPPNIQTEIDSVQWKKTEQGSCAKTEIMNWKNAQSPNLTMASSGIYDYDSGDFALTIKSAKLQNSGHYLLEITNKSGKMFTKNFQVLIFDPVETPCLKVQWESWDNGTCQLSMSCLVPKDDNVSYALYRGSTLISNQRNSTHWEDQTDASGLHTYTCNVSNRASWANHTLTFTHICQRVPLKFRFLPFVVVISVLVALFLGAIVCFCVWKKRKQSQSKPKELLTIYDFVNNPQVSRDQQGRSRASGSSSAVQEDETGQRESDRHLSEEQVLEQMPEQKCHGDSSTMYSTIQCKPSHSTSQEKCTIYSVVQPSRKSGSKKRNQNPSLNSTVYEEVGKQWLKAHNPSRLSRRELENFDVYF; from the exons attgCTCAGATTCTTCTGAAGAAGTGGTTGGTGTCTCAGGAAAGCCTGTCCGGCTGCAGCCTCCCAACATACAAACAGAAATTGATTCTGTTCAATGGAAGAAGACAGAACAGGGCTCATGTGCAAAAACTGAGATCATGAATTGGAAAAATGCTCAATCCCCAAATCTAACCATGGCTTCTAGTGGTATTTATGATTATGATTCTGGGGATTTTGCTCTTACAATCAAGTCAGCTAAGCTGCAAAACAGTGGTCACTACCTGCTGGAGATCAccaacaaaagtggaaaaatgTTCACTAAGAACTTCCAGGTTCTTATATTTG atcctGTTGAGACACCTTGCCTGAAGGTCCAGTGGGAGTCCTGGGATAATGGGACTTGTCAACTATCTATGTCCTGCTTGGTGCCCAAGGATGACAATGTGAGCTACGCTTTGTACAGAGGGAGCACGCTGATCTCGAATCAAAGAAATAGTACCCACTGGGAGGACCAGACTGACGCCAGCGGCCTGCACACGTATACCTGCAATGTTAGCAACAGAGCCAGCTGGGCAAACCACACCCTGACCTTCACCCACATCTGTCAGAGAGTCCCTCTGA AATTCAGATTTCTGCCCTTTGTGGTGGTCATCAGTGTTCTAGTCGCACTATTTCTCGGGGCCATCGTTTGCTTCTGTgtgtggaagaagagaaagcagTCAC AGTCCAAACCTAAGGAACTGTTGACAATATATGACTTTGTCAACAATCCACAAGTCAGCAGGGATCAACAAGGACGTTCTAGGGCCTCTGGATCTTCCTCAGCTGTCCAGGAAGATGAGACGGGACAAAGAGAATCGGACAGGCATCTTTCCGAG GAGCAGGTGCTGGAGCAGATGCCAGAGCAGAAATGCCATGGAGACAGCAGCACCATGTACTCTACGATCCAGTGCAAG CCTTCTCATTCCACATCGCAAGAAAAATGCACAATATATTCAGTAGTCCAGCCTTCCAGGAAG TCTGGATCCAAGAAGAGGAACCAGAACCCTTCCTTAAATTCTACCGTGTATGAAGAG GTTGGAAAGCAATGGCTCAAAGCTCACAACCCTTCCAGGCTGAGCCGCAGGGAGCTGGAAAACTTCGACGTTTATTTCTAG
- the Cd244 gene encoding natural killer cell receptor 2B4 isoform X2, whose translation MLGQAVLFALFLLLRAHQNQDCSDSSEEVVGVSGKPVRLQPPNIQTEIDSVQWKKTEQGSCAKTEIMNWKNAQSPNLTMASSGIYDYDSGDFALTIKSAKLQNSGHYLLEITNKSGKMFTKNFQVLIFDPVETPCLKVQWESWDNGTCQLSMSCLVPKDDNVSYALYRGSTLISNQRNSTHWEDQTDASGLHTYTCNVSNRASWANHTLTFTHICQRVPLKFRFLPFVVVISVLVALFLGAIVCFCVWKKRKQSQSKPKELLTIYDFVNNPQVSRDQQGRSRASGSSSAVQEDETGQRESDRHLSEEQVLEQMPEQKCHGDSSTMYSTIQCKPSHSTSQEKCTIYSVVQPSRKSGSKKRNQNPSLNSTVYEEGILGPSIPGLLPLGFKSI comes from the exons attgCTCAGATTCTTCTGAAGAAGTGGTTGGTGTCTCAGGAAAGCCTGTCCGGCTGCAGCCTCCCAACATACAAACAGAAATTGATTCTGTTCAATGGAAGAAGACAGAACAGGGCTCATGTGCAAAAACTGAGATCATGAATTGGAAAAATGCTCAATCCCCAAATCTAACCATGGCTTCTAGTGGTATTTATGATTATGATTCTGGGGATTTTGCTCTTACAATCAAGTCAGCTAAGCTGCAAAACAGTGGTCACTACCTGCTGGAGATCAccaacaaaagtggaaaaatgTTCACTAAGAACTTCCAGGTTCTTATATTTG atcctGTTGAGACACCTTGCCTGAAGGTCCAGTGGGAGTCCTGGGATAATGGGACTTGTCAACTATCTATGTCCTGCTTGGTGCCCAAGGATGACAATGTGAGCTACGCTTTGTACAGAGGGAGCACGCTGATCTCGAATCAAAGAAATAGTACCCACTGGGAGGACCAGACTGACGCCAGCGGCCTGCACACGTATACCTGCAATGTTAGCAACAGAGCCAGCTGGGCAAACCACACCCTGACCTTCACCCACATCTGTCAGAGAGTCCCTCTGA AATTCAGATTTCTGCCCTTTGTGGTGGTCATCAGTGTTCTAGTCGCACTATTTCTCGGGGCCATCGTTTGCTTCTGTgtgtggaagaagagaaagcagTCAC AGTCCAAACCTAAGGAACTGTTGACAATATATGACTTTGTCAACAATCCACAAGTCAGCAGGGATCAACAAGGACGTTCTAGGGCCTCTGGATCTTCCTCAGCTGTCCAGGAAGATGAGACGGGACAAAGAGAATCGGACAGGCATCTTTCCGAG GAGCAGGTGCTGGAGCAGATGCCAGAGCAGAAATGCCATGGAGACAGCAGCACCATGTACTCTACGATCCAGTGCAAG CCTTCTCATTCCACATCGCAAGAAAAATGCACAATATATTCAGTAGTCCAGCCTTCCAGGAAG TCTGGATCCAAGAAGAGGAACCAGAACCCTTCCTTAAATTCTACCGTGTATGAAGAG
- the Cd244 gene encoding natural killer cell receptor 2B4 isoform X3, whose product MADIAAQLSVLDCSDSSEEVVGVSGKPVRLQPPNIQTEIDSVQWKKTEQGSCAKTEIMNWKNAQSPNLTMASSGIYDYDSGDFALTIKSAKLQNSGHYLLEITNKSGKMFTKNFQVLIFDPVETPCLKVQWESWDNGTCQLSMSCLVPKDDNVSYALYRGSTLISNQRNSTHWEDQTDASGLHTYTCNVSNRASWANHTLTFTHICQRVPLKFRFLPFVVVISVLVALFLGAIVCFCVWKKRKQSQSKPKELLTIYDFVNNPQVSRDQQGRSRASGSSSAVQEDETGQRESDRHLSEEQVLEQMPEQKCHGDSSTMYSTIQCKPSHSTSQEKCTIYSVVQPSRKSGSKKRNQNPSLNSTVYEEVGKQWLKAHNPSRLSRRELENFDVYF is encoded by the exons attgCTCAGATTCTTCTGAAGAAGTGGTTGGTGTCTCAGGAAAGCCTGTCCGGCTGCAGCCTCCCAACATACAAACAGAAATTGATTCTGTTCAATGGAAGAAGACAGAACAGGGCTCATGTGCAAAAACTGAGATCATGAATTGGAAAAATGCTCAATCCCCAAATCTAACCATGGCTTCTAGTGGTATTTATGATTATGATTCTGGGGATTTTGCTCTTACAATCAAGTCAGCTAAGCTGCAAAACAGTGGTCACTACCTGCTGGAGATCAccaacaaaagtggaaaaatgTTCACTAAGAACTTCCAGGTTCTTATATTTG atcctGTTGAGACACCTTGCCTGAAGGTCCAGTGGGAGTCCTGGGATAATGGGACTTGTCAACTATCTATGTCCTGCTTGGTGCCCAAGGATGACAATGTGAGCTACGCTTTGTACAGAGGGAGCACGCTGATCTCGAATCAAAGAAATAGTACCCACTGGGAGGACCAGACTGACGCCAGCGGCCTGCACACGTATACCTGCAATGTTAGCAACAGAGCCAGCTGGGCAAACCACACCCTGACCTTCACCCACATCTGTCAGAGAGTCCCTCTGA AATTCAGATTTCTGCCCTTTGTGGTGGTCATCAGTGTTCTAGTCGCACTATTTCTCGGGGCCATCGTTTGCTTCTGTgtgtggaagaagagaaagcagTCAC AGTCCAAACCTAAGGAACTGTTGACAATATATGACTTTGTCAACAATCCACAAGTCAGCAGGGATCAACAAGGACGTTCTAGGGCCTCTGGATCTTCCTCAGCTGTCCAGGAAGATGAGACGGGACAAAGAGAATCGGACAGGCATCTTTCCGAG GAGCAGGTGCTGGAGCAGATGCCAGAGCAGAAATGCCATGGAGACAGCAGCACCATGTACTCTACGATCCAGTGCAAG CCTTCTCATTCCACATCGCAAGAAAAATGCACAATATATTCAGTAGTCCAGCCTTCCAGGAAG TCTGGATCCAAGAAGAGGAACCAGAACCCTTCCTTAAATTCTACCGTGTATGAAGAG GTTGGAAAGCAATGGCTCAAAGCTCACAACCCTTCCAGGCTGAGCCGCAGGGAGCTGGAAAACTTCGACGTTTATTTCTAG